One window of Terriglobia bacterium genomic DNA carries:
- a CDS encoding CRTAC1 family protein — protein MTTHAHLSFRNAHLTAAAVLLLCALPQSAQTKSKPSHPIKPAAASGRLRFQDITRAAGIDFQPACGTADKLYIMDSLCGGVAFFDYDNDGWMDILLVNGSTLPDLKADKCHASKLYHNNHDGTFTDVTARSGLAHCGWGFGVAIGDYDNDGWEDVYITDLKGGALYRNNRDGSFTDVTARAGVGNHGQWGTSAAFGDYDNDGYLDLYIANYVDIDLDHLPEFGSGIYCQYRGIPVSCGPRGMKGARDRLYHNNGDGTFTDVSETLNIDADLGYGLGVLWLDYDRDGCLDLYVANDSTPSLLYHNDCHGHFREVGAEAGVAYSWDGKLQAGMGVDAADYDHSGLPSIAKINFSDDTNNLYHNDGKGQFTDRAGPSGFGPVSIPFLGFGVRFADFDDDGWPDILVANGHVNPQVDNYKFGVTYREHPLLFRNLGGGRLEEDGLRAGSALAVPRVGRGLAVADFENTGRLGALITDLAGPAVLLRNVGSAHGHAIRIKAVGTRSNRDGFGARVEVRAGDLAQSDEIRAGSSYLSASDPRLHFGLGPATRADMIVIRWPSGWVDTIRNESADQELTIQEGRGVIARRPFASPVPAAPKTHQHPVRK, from the coding sequence GTGACCACCCACGCTCACCTGTCATTCCGCAACGCGCACCTGACCGCAGCCGCCGTCCTGTTGCTGTGCGCCTTGCCGCAGTCTGCGCAAACCAAGTCCAAGCCATCGCATCCCATCAAGCCCGCTGCGGCTTCCGGCCGGTTGCGCTTCCAGGACATCACCCGCGCCGCCGGCATTGATTTTCAGCCCGCCTGCGGCACTGCCGACAAGCTCTACATCATGGATTCACTCTGCGGCGGCGTCGCCTTCTTCGACTACGACAACGACGGCTGGATGGACATCCTGCTGGTCAACGGTTCCACCCTCCCCGACCTCAAAGCCGACAAGTGCCACGCCTCCAAGCTCTACCACAACAATCACGACGGCACCTTCACCGACGTCACCGCCCGATCCGGCCTGGCGCACTGTGGCTGGGGCTTTGGGGTGGCCATCGGCGACTACGACAACGACGGCTGGGAAGACGTCTATATCACCGACCTCAAAGGCGGCGCGCTCTACCGCAACAATCGCGACGGCTCCTTCACCGATGTCACCGCCAGAGCCGGCGTCGGCAACCACGGCCAGTGGGGTACCAGCGCGGCATTTGGCGATTACGACAACGATGGCTACCTCGACCTGTACATCGCGAATTACGTGGATATCGATCTCGACCACCTGCCCGAATTCGGCAGCGGCATCTACTGCCAGTACCGCGGCATCCCGGTCTCATGCGGTCCCCGCGGCATGAAGGGCGCGCGCGATCGCCTCTATCACAACAACGGCGACGGCACTTTCACCGACGTTTCCGAAACGCTGAACATCGATGCCGACCTCGGCTACGGACTCGGGGTGCTCTGGCTCGACTACGACCGGGACGGCTGCCTCGACCTCTACGTGGCCAACGATTCCACGCCCAGCCTGCTCTACCACAACGATTGCCACGGCCACTTCCGCGAGGTTGGCGCCGAAGCTGGCGTGGCCTATAGCTGGGATGGCAAACTGCAAGCCGGGATGGGTGTTGATGCCGCCGACTACGACCATAGCGGGCTTCCCAGCATTGCCAAAATCAACTTTTCCGACGACACCAACAACCTCTACCACAATGACGGCAAAGGCCAGTTCACCGACCGCGCCGGTCCCAGCGGCTTTGGTCCCGTCAGCATTCCGTTTCTTGGGTTTGGCGTCCGCTTTGCCGATTTCGACGACGACGGCTGGCCCGACATTCTGGTCGCCAACGGGCATGTGAACCCGCAGGTAGACAATTACAAGTTCGGAGTTACCTACCGCGAACACCCGTTACTTTTTCGTAACCTCGGTGGGGGCAGATTGGAGGAGGACGGACTCCGGGCAGGATCCGCGCTGGCGGTTCCGCGGGTCGGCCGCGGTCTGGCCGTTGCCGATTTCGAAAATACCGGCCGCCTCGGCGCGCTTATCACCGACTTGGCCGGCCCAGCCGTCTTACTGCGCAACGTCGGGTCGGCCCACGGCCATGCGATTCGCATTAAGGCTGTCGGCACCCGATCTAATCGCGACGGCTTCGGAGCGCGCGTCGAGGTCCGCGCCGGCGACCTGGCGCAATCCGACGAAATCCGCGCTGGTAGCAGTTATCTGTCCGCCAGCGATCCACGCCTGCACTTCGGTCTCGGCCCCGCCACGCGGGCCGATATGATCGTGATCCGATGGCCTTCCGGGTGGGTGGACACCATCCGCAACGAGTCCGCCGATCAGGAATTGACCATCCAGGAGGGCCGGGGCGTGATTGCCCGGCGGCCGTTTGCTTCCCCTGTCCCTGCCGCGCCGAAGACCCACCAACACCCGGTCCGCAAGTAA
- a CDS encoding amidase has translation MSAAEMAQMVRTKKVSPLELVSAHLKRIDELQPRLNAFVTVDGDRATRQAAEADAALIRGAELPPLFGVPISVKSSIDVAGLRCEAGSRLRAGYVAETDAPLVARLKRAGAIVLGNSNTPELLMAYETDNVLAGRTCNPWDLQRTPGGSSGGEAAAIAAGCVAAGVGSDGGGSIRVPAHFTGICGLKPTPGRIPGTQHFPACVGPFAFLGVVGPMARTVADLRLMLSVMSGYDLGDPMSANFAPAAADRRTVRHLRIGCLTDEAMGTTSAETRAAVHAAASALQRAGLAVESVRPEGLEEAGELWRVFFCQAGSMLVRGVAAAREAELSPMLVRFLATFSAEPPMSGERLLTALINRDLLRARFLQQMETWPVLLLPVSSGPAFRHGEGGWTEGDPANYLVTMRFTQWFNLLGLPAAVVPVTKSPEGLPIGVQVIGRPHEEEVVLEVASVIEEAFGWQPPPLTWTREARTE, from the coding sequence ATGAGCGCCGCTGAAATGGCGCAGATGGTAAGAACAAAGAAGGTCTCGCCGCTGGAGTTGGTATCGGCGCACTTGAAACGTATCGACGAACTGCAGCCGCGGCTGAATGCGTTCGTCACAGTGGATGGCGATCGCGCCACGCGGCAGGCTGCCGAAGCGGACGCGGCCCTGATACGCGGTGCGGAGCTGCCGCCGCTGTTTGGCGTGCCGATCAGTGTCAAGAGCTCGATTGATGTTGCCGGGCTGAGGTGCGAGGCGGGCTCGCGGCTGCGGGCGGGGTATGTTGCCGAAACTGACGCCCCGCTGGTAGCGCGGCTCAAACGCGCCGGCGCCATTGTTCTCGGCAACAGTAATACGCCGGAGCTGCTGATGGCCTACGAGACGGATAACGTCCTCGCTGGCCGGACCTGCAATCCGTGGGATCTGCAGCGCACGCCGGGCGGATCGAGCGGCGGCGAGGCGGCGGCCATTGCGGCGGGATGCGTGGCGGCGGGAGTGGGCAGCGACGGCGGCGGGTCCATCCGCGTGCCGGCGCATTTCACCGGCATCTGCGGGCTGAAGCCGACGCCGGGACGGATTCCGGGGACGCAGCATTTTCCCGCCTGCGTGGGGCCGTTCGCCTTCCTGGGCGTGGTTGGGCCCATGGCGCGGACGGTTGCCGATCTGCGCCTGATGTTGAGCGTCATGAGTGGGTACGATCTCGGCGATCCCATGTCCGCCAACTTTGCCCCGGCCGCCGCGGACCGCCGCACGGTGCGCCATTTGCGGATTGGATGTTTGACCGACGAGGCGATGGGGACCACGTCTGCGGAGACTCGCGCCGCCGTGCACGCTGCCGCGAGCGCGCTTCAGCGCGCGGGTTTGGCGGTCGAGTCCGTCCGCCCGGAAGGATTGGAAGAAGCGGGCGAGTTGTGGCGCGTATTCTTCTGCCAGGCGGGTTCGATGCTGGTGAGGGGCGTGGCCGCGGCTCGCGAAGCCGAGCTGAGCCCGATGCTGGTGCGCTTTCTCGCGACCTTTTCGGCGGAACCCCCGATGTCGGGCGAGCGGCTGCTGACGGCGTTGATCAACCGCGACTTGTTGCGCGCGCGCTTCCTGCAGCAGATGGAGACGTGGCCGGTTTTGCTGTTGCCGGTCTCGAGCGGCCCGGCATTCCGCCATGGCGAAGGCGGATGGACCGAGGGCGACCCGGCGAATTACCTGGTGACGATGCGCTTCACGCAGTGGTTCAACCTGCTGGGTCTGCCGGCGGCCGTGGTCCCGGTGACGAAGTCGCCGGAAGGACTGCCGATCGGAGTGCAGGTGATCGGCAGGCCCCACGAGGAAGAGGTAGTACTCGAAGTGGCGTCGGTGATCGAAGAGGCGTTCGGATGGCAGCCGCCTCCGCTGACCTGGACGCGCGAAGCACGCACCGAATGA
- a CDS encoding tetratricopeptide repeat protein translates to MVTLLRWVPFAVIVLISTAALAQESGATLIQQGQQALRAEQFNRAAEIFQSAVQRDPASKSAYSGLLLSCLKSKRAADAIRVGTQAAERWPQDADFAHYLGLAYMQSGDLQQAIPHLQRATTLAPRDFDSHYDLALAFLEQNQYGPAAEQLEQAVHIDPSAPLAHILLGRACQNSNRTLEAVEQFQIALRLDPKIPLGHYHLGFAYGSLGRNREAIAEYETELRGGNRDAEVYYQLAHLQLELGNLQAAVSNDRAALAVKPRADANYDLGKALALLGETQAAREALERSIALNPNDPSPHYQLARVLAQLNQRPAAEQEMKRFAELTQAQQRAGGMASGRLQ, encoded by the coding sequence GTGGTGACGCTGCTCAGGTGGGTTCCCTTCGCCGTCATTGTCCTGATTTCCACAGCCGCTCTGGCGCAAGAATCAGGGGCCACCCTGATCCAGCAGGGCCAACAAGCGCTCCGGGCCGAGCAATTCAACCGGGCTGCGGAAATTTTCCAATCCGCGGTGCAGCGCGATCCTGCGAGCAAGTCCGCCTATTCCGGGCTTCTGCTCTCCTGTCTGAAATCCAAGCGCGCCGCCGATGCCATTCGCGTGGGCACGCAAGCGGCCGAGCGCTGGCCCCAGGACGCCGATTTCGCTCACTACCTCGGCCTCGCCTACATGCAATCCGGCGACCTGCAGCAGGCCATCCCGCATCTGCAGCGCGCCACCACGCTGGCGCCGCGCGACTTCGACTCGCATTACGACCTGGCGCTCGCCTTCCTCGAGCAAAACCAGTACGGACCTGCAGCGGAACAACTGGAGCAGGCCGTGCACATCGATCCTTCAGCGCCGCTGGCTCACATCCTGCTGGGGCGCGCCTGCCAGAACAGCAACCGCACGCTGGAAGCGGTAGAGCAGTTTCAAATCGCGCTCCGCCTCGATCCCAAAATCCCGCTCGGCCACTACCATCTCGGTTTCGCTTACGGCAGCCTGGGGAGGAATCGGGAGGCCATCGCCGAATATGAAACCGAGTTGCGCGGCGGCAACCGCGATGCCGAGGTCTATTACCAACTCGCTCACCTGCAACTGGAACTGGGCAACCTGCAGGCTGCGGTTTCCAACGACCGTGCCGCCCTGGCAGTGAAACCGCGCGCCGACGCCAACTACGACCTTGGTAAAGCTCTCGCGCTGCTCGGCGAGACGCAGGCCGCACGCGAAGCGCTGGAGCGCTCCATCGCCCTCAACCCGAACGACCCCAGTCCGCACTACCAACTGGCGCGCGTGCTGGCTCAACTCAATCAGCGCCCTGCCGCCGAACAGGAAATGAAGCGCTTCGCCGAGCTGACCCAGGCCCAGCAGCGCGCCGGAGGCATGGCCTCGGGCCGGCTGCAGTGA
- a CDS encoding tetratricopeptide repeat protein has protein sequence MSVRRPNSVRTVLAALVAFLFLSAVYLYTFPSPTLVYPAIDLLHVLAGVVAMVLLAWYAVRHFREWSALSWAGWALFGAGGILGVLLIFTGTPHSAWNWMYLHILLSLAAVVALAAHGWERRRWFAGAGGAVARVAICIVAVAAISGFGYSWRNGEWLRSHVIKNRPAPAAMDGEGDGPKGTFFPSSAQTADGKLIPGKFFLESRACERCHETIYKQWYGSAHHFSSFNNQWYRKSIEYMQEVVGTRPSKWCGGCHDPAVLFSGMMDTPIKRNIHKPEAQAGLGCVMCHSIAKVKSTMGQGDFLLEYPQLHDLAASKNPVVRALHDFMVKLNPEPHRRVFLKPFMRTQTAEFCSTCHKVHLDVPVNHYRWIRGFNEYDNWQASGVSGQGARSFYYPPKPAQCADCHMPPVKSNEAGNVKGILRSHAFAAANTALPTANQDAAQLAAVENFLKKSVSVDIFALSPALPPEQATGGPTSEMATTFGVGEESETNIAPSGLEAAPVTAPLNRVRGVVRRGDTMRVDVVVRTRTVGHFFPGGTVDAYDTWLELKAIDSKGQVLFWSGMVGDNGRGPVEKGAHFYRALLVDGNGNPINKRNAWSARAVVYVHLIPPGAADTVHFRLHVPENAGGEIKLHARLCYRKFSWWNTQFSFAGIPDPQQQGAQFTPNYDDRRMVFTGSTADVSGKIKSVPNLPIVALAEDEVALRVAPRGAPNPRPQTQLLADDWTRWNDYGIGLFLQGDLKGASAAFQKIAEIDPSKADAWVNLGRVAVQEGDMGRARQVLERALTLKPQLAAAHYFYARVLRNVGEYDEAEKHLRQVLAQYPRDRVARNDLGRVQFLQRKYGEAVGQFQAVLAIDPEDLQAHYNLMLCYQGLGNEADARREQMLYLRFKADESSQAITGAYRRTHPEDNNERQPIHDHVSVPLAVLSAYNAEHAQVARYAAHGGGGK, from the coding sequence ATGTCAGTCAGGCGACCTAATTCTGTTCGCACGGTGCTGGCGGCGCTGGTCGCTTTCCTGTTTCTCTCCGCCGTTTACCTGTACACGTTCCCGTCGCCCACGCTGGTTTACCCGGCCATCGATCTGCTGCATGTGCTTGCCGGCGTAGTAGCGATGGTGCTGCTGGCGTGGTATGCGGTGCGCCATTTTCGCGAATGGAGCGCGCTATCCTGGGCTGGGTGGGCGCTGTTCGGCGCCGGCGGAATTCTCGGCGTGCTTCTGATTTTCACGGGAACGCCGCACTCGGCGTGGAACTGGATGTACCTCCACATCCTGCTTTCGCTGGCCGCGGTTGTGGCCCTGGCAGCGCATGGATGGGAAAGGCGCCGCTGGTTTGCCGGGGCCGGTGGAGCGGTAGCTCGTGTCGCGATATGTATTGTCGCGGTCGCGGCGATTTCCGGCTTCGGCTACTCGTGGCGCAACGGAGAGTGGTTGCGCAGCCACGTCATCAAGAACCGTCCCGCGCCGGCGGCGATGGACGGAGAGGGCGACGGCCCCAAGGGCACGTTCTTCCCCAGTTCGGCGCAGACCGCCGACGGCAAGCTGATTCCCGGCAAGTTTTTCCTGGAATCGCGAGCCTGCGAACGCTGCCACGAGACGATTTACAAACAGTGGTACGGCTCGGCGCACCATTTTTCCTCGTTCAACAACCAGTGGTACCGCAAGAGTATCGAGTACATGCAGGAGGTGGTGGGCACGCGGCCGTCCAAGTGGTGCGGCGGCTGTCACGATCCGGCGGTGCTATTCAGCGGCATGATGGACACCCCGATCAAGCGGAACATTCATAAGCCGGAGGCGCAGGCGGGCCTGGGCTGCGTGATGTGCCACTCCATCGCCAAGGTAAAGAGCACCATGGGGCAGGGCGACTTCCTGCTGGAATACCCGCAGTTGCACGACTTGGCGGCGAGCAAGAATCCGGTGGTCCGCGCGCTACACGATTTCATGGTGAAGTTGAACCCGGAACCGCACCGGCGGGTATTTCTCAAGCCCTTCATGCGCACCCAGACGGCGGAGTTCTGCTCAACTTGCCACAAGGTCCATCTCGATGTGCCGGTGAACCACTACCGCTGGATCCGCGGCTTCAACGAATACGACAACTGGCAGGCGAGCGGCGTGTCGGGCCAGGGCGCGCGCTCGTTCTACTATCCGCCGAAGCCGGCGCAATGCGCCGATTGCCACATGCCGCCGGTCAAGTCGAACGAGGCAGGGAACGTGAAGGGAATCCTTCGCTCGCATGCCTTTGCCGCCGCCAACACCGCTCTGCCGACTGCCAATCAAGACGCCGCGCAACTGGCCGCGGTGGAGAATTTCCTGAAAAAATCTGTCTCGGTGGACATCTTCGCGCTGTCTCCGGCGCTGCCCCCGGAGCAGGCTACGGGCGGCCCCACCAGCGAGATGGCAACCACCTTCGGCGTGGGCGAAGAAAGTGAAACCAACATTGCGCCCTCCGGCCTCGAAGCCGCGCCGGTTACGGCCCCGCTCAATCGCGTGCGGGGCGTAGTGCGCCGCGGCGACACCATGCGCGTGGACGTGGTGGTGCGCACGCGAACTGTGGGACACTTCTTCCCTGGTGGCACCGTGGATGCCTACGACACCTGGCTGGAGTTGAAAGCCATCGACAGCAAAGGCCAGGTCCTGTTCTGGAGCGGCATGGTGGGAGACAACGGCCGCGGCCCGGTGGAGAAGGGAGCGCACTTCTATCGCGCCCTGTTGGTTGACGGCAATGGCAATCCCATTAACAAGCGCAACGCATGGTCGGCGCGAGCGGTGGTGTATGTTCACCTGATTCCGCCGGGCGCGGCGGATACGGTGCACTTCCGGCTGCATGTGCCGGAAAACGCCGGAGGCGAGATCAAGCTGCATGCCCGGTTGTGCTACCGCAAGTTCTCCTGGTGGAACACGCAGTTTTCCTTTGCCGGGATTCCCGATCCACAGCAGCAAGGGGCGCAATTCACCCCCAATTACGACGATCGCCGCATGGTGTTCACCGGCAGCACGGCAGATGTGTCGGGAAAGATCAAGTCCGTCCCCAACTTGCCCATCGTGGCGCTGGCGGAAGACGAGGTGGCACTGCGGGTGGCGCCGCGCGGCGCGCCCAATCCGCGTCCGCAAACCCAGTTACTCGCCGATGACTGGACGCGCTGGAACGATTACGGTATCGGCCTGTTCCTGCAAGGCGATCTGAAGGGCGCGAGTGCGGCGTTTCAGAAGATCGCCGAGATTGATCCCAGCAAGGCGGATGCTTGGGTGAACCTTGGGCGCGTGGCTGTGCAGGAGGGTGACATGGGACGCGCGCGCCAGGTGCTGGAACGGGCGCTGACGCTGAAGCCACAGTTGGCGGCGGCGCATTATTTTTACGCGCGGGTGCTGCGTAATGTCGGCGAGTACGACGAAGCGGAGAAGCATCTGCGGCAGGTGCTGGCGCAATATCCCCGCGATCGCGTGGCGCGCAACGACCTGGGCCGCGTTCAGTTTCTGCAGCGCAAGTACGGGGAAGCGGTGGGGCAGTTTCAGGCGGTGCTGGCGATCGATCCGGAGGACCTGCAGGCACACTACAACCTGATGCTGTGCTATCAGGGGCTGGGGAACGAGGCGGACGCGCGGCGCGAACAGATGCTCTACCTGCGTTTCAAGGCGGATGAGTCATCGCAGGCGATCACGGGCGCGTACCGGCGGACGCATCCGGAGGACAACAACGAGCGCCAGCCGATCCATGATCACGTGTCCGTGCCCCTTGCGGTGCTGTCCGCCTACAACGCCGAGCATGCGCAAGTAGCGAGGTATGCGGCGCATGGGGGCGGCGGCAAGTGA
- a CDS encoding CRTAC1 family protein: protein MKILSARVLAAVALAASAVAQSKPGQIQFRDITQEAGIRFVHNNGAFGKKYLPETLGPGCAFLDYDNDGYPDILLVNGAAWPGHGRAATTLKLYHNNRNGTFSDVTAKAGLAVSMYGMGAAVGDYDNDGYDDIFITAVGQSRLFHNNGNGTFTDVTRAAGLWGIQEFSTSAAWVDYDKDGLLDLVVANYVQWSPEKDLFCTMDGTHKSYCTPESYKGASLRLWHNLGHGKFEDATAKAGLHDPNSKGLGVAVLDYDQDGWPDLLLANDTQPNKLYRNNRNGTFSEHGTTAGIAFSEDGVARSGMGVDAADYDRSGRPSIIITNFSNQMMALYHNEGNGLFVDEAPRSEVGRASLLTLGFGCFFFDFDLDGWLDMFVANGHLDNDIERIQKRIKYRQPPHLFRNLGNGKFADVAASAGAAFDKPRVARGAAYADIDNDGDLDLLITTNGGPAVLFRNDGATNHSLRVKLVGTKSNRDGIGAVVRVHSGKDQQWQMLRSGSSYLSQSELVLTFGLGANPQTSEVEVQWPSGQVDRLQNVAADQTVTIQQGRGVISSRKYSKRSE, encoded by the coding sequence ATGAAAATCCTTTCTGCGCGCGTGCTGGCGGCAGTGGCATTGGCGGCCTCGGCGGTCGCGCAAAGCAAGCCGGGACAAATTCAATTCCGTGACATCACACAAGAGGCGGGCATCCGCTTCGTGCACAACAATGGCGCCTTCGGGAAAAAGTATCTCCCGGAAACGCTTGGCCCCGGCTGCGCATTCCTGGATTACGACAACGACGGTTATCCCGACATCCTGCTGGTCAATGGCGCGGCCTGGCCGGGACATGGGCGCGCCGCGACCACGCTGAAGCTGTATCACAATAACCGCAACGGCACGTTCAGCGACGTGACCGCCAAGGCCGGGCTGGCGGTCAGCATGTACGGCATGGGCGCGGCGGTGGGCGACTACGACAACGACGGCTACGACGACATCTTCATCACCGCGGTGGGCCAGAGTCGGCTGTTTCACAACAACGGCAACGGGACCTTCACCGATGTGACGCGCGCCGCCGGCTTGTGGGGCATCCAGGAATTCAGCACCAGCGCGGCTTGGGTGGATTACGACAAAGACGGACTGCTGGACCTGGTGGTCGCCAACTACGTGCAATGGTCGCCCGAAAAGGACCTGTTCTGCACGATGGACGGGACGCACAAGTCGTACTGCACGCCGGAGTCGTACAAGGGAGCGTCGCTGCGGCTGTGGCACAACCTGGGTCACGGAAAGTTCGAGGACGCGACCGCCAAGGCGGGCTTGCACGACCCGAATTCCAAGGGGCTCGGCGTCGCGGTGCTCGACTACGACCAGGACGGCTGGCCTGACCTGCTGCTGGCCAACGATACCCAGCCCAACAAACTCTACCGGAACAACCGCAACGGGACCTTCAGCGAGCACGGCACCACCGCGGGGATTGCCTTCAGCGAAGATGGTGTGGCGCGCTCCGGCATGGGCGTGGATGCGGCCGATTACGACCGCTCCGGGCGGCCCAGCATCATCATCACGAATTTTTCCAACCAGATGATGGCGCTGTATCACAACGAGGGCAACGGCTTGTTCGTCGACGAAGCGCCGCGCTCCGAGGTCGGGCGCGCCAGCCTGCTGACGCTGGGATTTGGCTGCTTCTTTTTCGACTTCGATCTCGACGGCTGGCTGGACATGTTCGTTGCCAACGGGCACTTGGATAACGACATCGAGCGCATCCAGAAACGCATCAAGTACCGCCAGCCGCCGCATCTGTTCCGCAATCTCGGCAACGGAAAGTTTGCCGATGTGGCGGCGTCGGCGGGAGCCGCTTTTGACAAGCCGCGGGTTGCGCGCGGCGCCGCCTACGCCGATATTGATAATGACGGCGACCTCGACCTGCTGATCACCACCAACGGCGGCCCCGCCGTGCTCTTCCGCAACGACGGCGCCACCAACCACAGCCTGCGTGTCAAACTGGTGGGAACAAAATCCAATCGCGACGGCATCGGCGCGGTGGTGCGCGTGCATTCCGGCAAGGACCAACAGTGGCAGATGCTGCGCAGCGGCTCCAGCTACTTGTCGCAAAGCGAGCTGGTGCTGACCTTCGGCCTGGGCGCCAATCCACAAACCTCCGAGGTCGAAGTGCAGTGGCCCAGCGGGCAGGTGGACCGCCTGCAAAACGTCGCCGCCGACCAGACGGTTACTATCCAGCAAGGCCGCGGCGTAATATCTTCTCGCAAGTACTCCAAGCGATCGGAATAG